From Micromonospora echinaurantiaca:
CGCGAACATCAGCGTGACGAAGTCGGGGACCGCCTGGCCGGCGCCGGCCGGCAGGCTGCGGGTCCGGTACTGCGCGGCGTACGTGGCGATCAGGGCGCGGTCGTGGCTGCCCAGTTTGTCGGCGGCGCCGCCGGGAGCCGCCGCGACGCCGGCCTGGGCCGGGCCGGCGGACAGGGAGAGGCCGCCCACGACAAGCGTGGCGGCGAGTGCCGCGGCGACCTGACGGGCACGGCGCGGTGTGCGTCTGGCAGGGGAAGTCACTCGACATCCTCCAGGGGCAGGGATGGGCTGACGCGCACACACTGCCATCGATATCGGGCCCCTGAGCTGGCAGTTCACCGCCATGGCATAAATCTGCCAACGCCCTTCGGCCGGTATGTCGGAATTTGCCGCGCCTGCCTACTCGGCAACCCGCTGAGCTGGCGATTCTCAGATCCACTTACGGCGGGCGGCCTGCCAACCCAACTGGATCCTGCTCTGCACCCCGGCCAGACCGAGGAGCCGCTGCACGCGCCGCTGGACCGTCCGCATGCTCACCCCCAGCTGCGAGGCGATCGCCTGGTCGGTGTAGCCGGCCAGCAGCAGGGCCAGCAGCCGGCGGTCGTCGACCGCCAACGGGCCGTCGGGAAGCGCGGAGAGCGCGGTCGGCACCGGCAGGGCCGACTCCCAGATCCGGTCGACAATCCAGGTGAGACAGTCCACCACCGGGCGGGCCCGCACCACCAGCAGCACCGGCTCCCTGGGCGCCACGTCCGGCGGCACGAGCGCCGCCTGCCGCCGGTCGATGACCATCAGCTTGAACGGGACGGCGGCCACCCTCATCTCCTCACCCAGCGCGGCCCACTCCTCCAGCAGCAGCGGGATCTGCGGGCTGTCCGGGTCCAGCAGGTCACGGTCGTACACCACCCGGTAGCGGACCCCGGCCCGCAGCGCCTCGCGCTGGGCGACGTTGTCGGTGGCCGGAACGGCGACAGCCGGACGCCGGCTGAGGGCGCGGATGTCCTGGGTGGCCTCCCGCTGCAACATGGCGTAACGCTCGGCGATGGCCCTTGCCCCCCGGACCACCTCGACCGAGTCCGCACCGCCCCCGGCCGGGCCGTTGGCCTCGAACCGCTCGGCCAGCTGCGCGATGACCGCCTGCGCCCGGCGTAGCTCGTCCATCCGTTGCAACGCCAGGAGCTTGAGGGTCGGGTCCGGGGGCGCGGCCCGGATCAGGCCCGCCGGCTCGGACCGGACCTCCACGAGTCCCTTGCCCGCCAGGCCCGCCAGCGCCCGGTCGACCTCGGCGCGGGACAGTCCGGTCCGATCGGCGAGTTCCGCCGCGCCGGCCGCCGGGGCGGCGGTCAGCGCCAGATAGACCTGTTCCTCACCGGGCTCGACGCCGACAGCCTCCAGCACTTGGCCCTCCACCCGGCAGTCCTGATCATGAGCGACCCGCGGTGGGCAGCAGTGTAGCCAGCTGTCCGCGCAGGCCAAGGCCCCGTGACCCGCGGCTGCGCTACGTGAGGTCGACGTACCGCGGGCAGGGTGGCGCCGGCCCGCGACGAGCTGCCCTCGATACTGGGGACCATGCCGGAGCCGACCCTGCCCATCCGTACCGAGCGGCTGCGCCTGCGGCCCTACCGCGGCGACGAAGTGGACGCTCTGCTCGCGTACTACAGCGATCCGGTGGTGGCCCGCTACATCCCGTGGGAACCGTGGACGCGTGACTTCGCGGCAACCGTGGTCGCCCGGCGCGTCCACGGCACCGGCATCACCGGGGCCGAGTCCCGGCTGGCGCTGGTGGTGGAGCACGAGGGTGAGATCGTCGGCGACGTCATCCTGTGGCCGGCCGACGAGACCCTGTCCCGGGGCGAGATGGGCTGGGCCTTCCACCCGTCGGTGTCCGGGCGTGGGTTCGCCACCGAGGCGGTCCGCGCGCTCGTCGGCGTGGCGTTCGAACAGTGCGGCATGCACCGGGTGATCGCCCACGTGGACGCCCGGAACACACCGTCGGCACGGGTGTGCGAGCGGGTCGGCATGGTCCGGGAGGCCCACCTGCGCCAGGACCACTGGACCAAGGGCGAGTGGGCGGACACCCTGATCTACGGGCTGCTCGCCAAGGAGTGGGCTGCCACGCCGGCGGCGCCCGTGGGCTGAGCGCGCCCATGTGAGGATGTGCCGGTGTCGTATCCCCCTCATTCGGCCCACCCGCCGGTGCCGGGCGCCGTGACGCCGATGGTGTACCCCCACCCGATCCAGCCGCCGCCGGGCTGGTCGGTGCTCGCCGTCACGGTGAACCGTGGCCCGTACATCGTGCCCGTCTCCGCCACGGGCAAGCTCAAGATCGACGGTCAGACGGTGCCGATCCCCGGCGAGGGCACCTGGCACATGGTGCTCGCGCCCGGGCCGCACGACGTGCGCTACACCGACTTCATGGGCGTCCCACTGGTGACCACCGCACTGGCCGCCCATCCGGGCGCGGCGCATCACCTGTCGTTCCGGTTCGGCGCGTGGCGCAACCGCGTCCACGACGGGCACGGCACCGACGTGACGAAGTTCGGGCTCTGGTCGAACTACACCATCCTGCTCCTCGTGTTCGCCGTGGTCGGGGTGGTCTGCTGCGGTCTGCTGGCGCCGTTGGCCACGTCCTGACCCGGCCTTGTTCGGCCTGGCCCCGAACGGTCGCAGCCGCTCGCCTCACCGACCGCCGTGGAGCTTTCGCTGGAAGTAGGCGGCTACCTCGGCCAGATGCTCGCCGTACGCGGGCTCGCTCGGGTGGTACTCGGCGGTCCGCTCGTCCCGGAACGGGGTCAGCCAGCGATGGTAGGTGTCCTGCTCGTTCTCGGCCGCGTGGATCGCGCGCAGGATGACCGGCCGGTAGACCAGCTCCGCCCGCCAGTTGCCCACGTACTTCGCCTTGATGTGCGCCGTCACCGGACGACGCCGCCCGTGGGCGTACCCGATGACCGTGATGGTCTCGTACCCCAGGCCGCCGAAGCCGCCGACCACGTACAGCTTCGCGCCGGCGGGGAAGATCTTCTGGCTGCGGAAGTCCGCGCGCGGCCCGTTCGCGCTGTACGGGTACGGCAGCAGGTTGCCCACGATGCACCACTCCGGGCTCCAGCCGTCCTCAACCATGCGGGGACACTACTGGTTTCCCGACCGCTGACAACGGCCCGAGTCAGTCGCCCGCTTCGACGTACGACGCCAGGTTGGCCAGTGAGGAGGCGATCCCGGCCTCGTGGACCGCCTGGTCGATGCCGGGTGGCACGTCCGTGGCGGTGACGGTCACCTCGGTCCCCGCATCGGTGGCGGCGAGGTGCCAGGTCATTGTCATGGTGCCCGCGTACGCCGGGTCGTCGGCCTCGAACACGGCCCGCTGCACCACCCGTTCTCCGGGCACCAGGGCGGCGAACCCGACGTCGACGACATCCGTCGCGTCTGACGTCTTGCCGGGACTGCCGGCGGAGTCGAGGTAGGTGAGGACCATCCGGAACCCTCCACCGGGCCGGGGATCCCACCGCTCGATCCGCCCGCGCATGCCGTCCGGCGGCAGCCATTCCTCAAGCGACTCCCGGTGAAGGAGGGCGCCGTAGACGGTCGCCGGTGGTGCCGCGATCACCCGGCTGGCCCGGTCGATCCTTCCCATGGCCCGATCCTAGGCACGCAGTGGCTGAGCGGAGCGGAGCGATCCGGCTTCGTCGTCCTCGTCCGGCCGCTGTTGCCCGACTAGGACGAGTGCGCCGCCCTGAACCTCCGCGGCCCGTCGGGCCAGGGGAACGCAGGTGATCTCCCCTCAACCGTTCGGGCTTAGGGTCGGTGGCATGGCGCTGCAACTTGTACAGGTGAACTTCAAGGCTCGGGACGACTCGGCGCTCGGCCGGTTCTGGGCGGAGGCGCTCGGCTGGGGTGTCTCCAGCGAGGGCCCCGGCGTGAGCAACGTCGAACCCGTGGGCTTCGTCTGGCCGGACCCGACCGCCGTCTGCATCGACGTGGTCGCCGTTCCGGACCCCGAGACGGTGAAGTACCGCGTACACCTCGATCTCGCCACCACCTCGGTGGCCCATCAGACGGAGTTGGTCGCGCGCCTGAAGGATCTCGGTGCGACGCCCGCCGACGTGGGCCAGGGCGACGTCCCCTGGACGGTCCTGGCCGACCCGGAGGGCAACGTGTTCTGCGTGCTGGAGCCTCGGGAGATCTACCGGGACACCGGGCCGATCGCCGCGGTGGTGGTCGACTGCGCGGATCCGCGGGCGATGGCCCGGTTCTGGGACGAGGCGCTGGACTGGACCCTGCACGAGGTGACCGACGATCACGCGGTGCTGCGTTCGGTCAAGGGTGTCGGGCCGTACCTGGAATTCCGCCGCATGCCCGGCGAGCCGACCGTGTCGACCCGCGTTCACCTCGATCTGCTGCCGTACCCCGGTGACGATCAGGCGGCGGCGGTGGACCGGCTGCGGGCTTCCGGCGCCACCGTCATCGACGTCGGCCAGGGCGACGTGCCGTGGAGGTGCCTCGCCGACCCGGAGGGCAACGACTTCTGCGTCCTCGCTCCGCGCTGACCCGGCACGCGCTGGGTCGTATGGCCGTGGATCGCTCAGCCGTCCTCTTCAGATCATTGGCTAGCGCATCGATCGGAACGTCGCGCGGATGTCTTCCGAGAGCAGCTGCGGCTGCTCCCAGGCCGCGAAGTGCCCGCCCCTGTCGTGCCGGTTGTAGTGGACGAGATTGGGGTACGCCCGCTCCGCCCAGCTGCGCGGAACCCGGTAGATCTCGTCGGGGAAGATGCTCACGCCGACCGGGATCGTCACGCCCTTGGTGGCGAAGAAGGGGAGCTTGCTCTCCCAGTACAGCCGCGCCGAGGACACCCCGCTGTTGGTCAGCCAGAAGAGCGTGATGTTGTCCAGGATGTCGTCGCGCGTGAGGTCGCTCGGCCTCTGCAGACGCCCTTCGAGGACCTGCTGGACCAGGCCGGGCTGACCGCTGCCGTCGCCGTGGTCGAGCATGAACGCGGCGAGGTCGATGGGTGAGTCCGCCAGGCCGTAGAGCGTCTGCGGGCGCGTCCCCATGATCAGCCCGTACGCCACGTGTGACCCGAAGAACGTGAGCAGTTGCTCGTACGTCTCCCGCTCCTCGCCGGAGAGACCGTCCGGTGCCGGGCTGCCGGCAAAAGCCGCGAGAAAGAGCTCCGGCGGAACCGCGCCGGGCATGTTGGTGTGGATGCCGATCAGCTCCGGCGGCGCCGGCTCGGCGTCCTTCGGATCGGCCCGGCCGCCGGCCATCGCGTCGACGACGATCGCGCCCCAGTCGCCGCCCTGCGCCACGAACCGTGTGTACCCGAGACGCCTCATCAGCTCGACGTAGGCCTTCCCGATGTGCACAGGATCCCAGCCGGTCGTGGTCGGCTGGCCGGAGAACCCGTACCCGGGCATCGACGGGATCACGACGTCGAAGGCATCCGACGCGTCCGCGCCGTGCGCCGTCGGATCCGTGAGCGGGCCGATGATCTTCAGCTGCTCGATGATCGACCCGGGCCAGCCGTGGCAGACGACCAGCGGGAGCGCGTTCTCGTGCTTCGAGCGAACGTGGATGAAGTGGATTTCCAGACCGTCGATCTCGGTAACGAAGTGCGGGAGGGCCTTCAGCCGCGCCTCGCACCTGCGCCAGTCGTAGTCGTTCGCCCAGTAGCGAGCGAGGTCCTGCATGAGCGCGAGCGGCACGCCCTGCGAGTCGTCCTTGACGGTCTCCTTGTTCGGCCAGCGCGTGGCTCTGATCCGCGCGCGCAGATCCGCAAGGGCCGCCTCGGGGACCTCGATATTGAATGGCCGCACTTCTGCGGCGCCCGTCCGCGCTTCCGTCTTGACGGCCACGCAGGCC
This genomic window contains:
- a CDS encoding helix-turn-helix domain-containing protein; this encodes MLEAVGVEPGEEQVYLALTAAPAAGAAELADRTGLSRAEVDRALAGLAGKGLVEVRSEPAGLIRAAPPDPTLKLLALQRMDELRRAQAVIAQLAERFEANGPAGGGADSVEVVRGARAIAERYAMLQREATQDIRALSRRPAVAVPATDNVAQREALRAGVRYRVVYDRDLLDPDSPQIPLLLEEWAALGEEMRVAAVPFKLMVIDRRQAALVPPDVAPREPVLLVVRARPVVDCLTWIVDRIWESALPVPTALSALPDGPLAVDDRRLLALLLAGYTDQAIASQLGVSMRTVQRRVQRLLGLAGVQSRIQLGWQAARRKWI
- a CDS encoding GNAT family N-acetyltransferase is translated as MPEPTLPIRTERLRLRPYRGDEVDALLAYYSDPVVARYIPWEPWTRDFAATVVARRVHGTGITGAESRLALVVEHEGEIVGDVILWPADETLSRGEMGWAFHPSVSGRGFATEAVRALVGVAFEQCGMHRVIAHVDARNTPSARVCERVGMVREAHLRQDHWTKGEWADTLIYGLLAKEWAATPAAPVG
- a CDS encoding SRPBCC family protein, whose product is MGRIDRASRVIAAPPATVYGALLHRESLEEWLPPDGMRGRIERWDPRPGGGFRMVLTYLDSAGSPGKTSDATDVVDVGFAALVPGERVVQRAVFEADDPAYAGTMTMTWHLAATDAGTEVTVTATDVPPGIDQAVHEAGIASSLANLASYVEAGD
- a CDS encoding VOC family protein, whose translation is MALQLVQVNFKARDDSALGRFWAEALGWGVSSEGPGVSNVEPVGFVWPDPTAVCIDVVAVPDPETVKYRVHLDLATTSVAHQTELVARLKDLGATPADVGQGDVPWTVLADPEGNVFCVLEPREIYRDTGPIAAVVVDCADPRAMARFWDEALDWTLHEVTDDHAVLRSVKGVGPYLEFRRMPGEPTVSTRVHLDLLPYPGDDQAAAVDRLRASGATVIDVGQGDVPWRCLADPEGNDFCVLAPR
- a CDS encoding epoxide hydrolase family protein codes for the protein MAVKTEARTGAAEVRPFNIEVPEAALADLRARIRATRWPNKETVKDDSQGVPLALMQDLARYWANDYDWRRCEARLKALPHFVTEIDGLEIHFIHVRSKHENALPLVVCHGWPGSIIEQLKIIGPLTDPTAHGADASDAFDVVIPSMPGYGFSGQPTTTGWDPVHIGKAYVELMRRLGYTRFVAQGGDWGAIVVDAMAGGRADPKDAEPAPPELIGIHTNMPGAVPPELFLAAFAGSPAPDGLSGEERETYEQLLTFFGSHVAYGLIMGTRPQTLYGLADSPIDLAAFMLDHGDGSGQPGLVQQVLEGRLQRPSDLTRDDILDNITLFWLTNSGVSSARLYWESKLPFFATKGVTIPVGVSIFPDEIYRVPRSWAERAYPNLVHYNRHDRGGHFAAWEQPQLLSEDIRATFRSMR